The Chrysoperla carnea chromosome X, inChrCarn1.1, whole genome shotgun sequence genome includes a region encoding these proteins:
- the LOC123302817 gene encoding uncharacterized protein LOC123302817, whose translation MKDYNSVVNTGEMSKYLIPTKTHNFTKMSLKNYQCFNNDMIIKKITTSNNYTRRHNLFKVNLQLRRYGVGQKEIITVKHRTLKILATTTGYRPIHNPKTQTTPAVDGMSRYN comes from the exons ATGAAAGACTACAACTCTGTGGTCAATACCGgtgaaatgtcaaaatatttgataccaACAAAGACGCAt aattttacaaaaatgtcactcaaaaattatcaatgttTTAACAAtgatatgattattaaaaaaatcactactTCAAACAATTACACAAGGCGACATAACCtttttaaa GTAAATCTCCAACTACGTCGATACGGAGTGGGTCAAAAGGAAATAATAACCGTAAAGCACCGTACCTTAAAAATCTTAGCAACCACCACAGGATACCGACCGATACACAACCCAAAAACACAAACAACACCAGCCGTTGATGGAATGTccaggtataattaa